From the genome of Labeo rohita strain BAU-BD-2019 chromosome 12, IGBB_LRoh.1.0, whole genome shotgun sequence:
ACAGCTGTTATTTTTGGAGAGTCTTTTGGCCActcaaactctcctcctcactgTGCATTAAAACGATATAGGCACACAACGTCTTCCAGGCAGAtctgtaacatctttagttgactGGAATGTCTTAATTATGGCCCTGACGGAGCCCTTaggctcttttcttacagccacttcctATTTTGTAAAGCTCTtctattctttggttttactctttgtgatggatgattaagggaatttggtcTTTGTGtttctcatatttataatcctgtggaccaggaagtcatggctggacaatttcatgctcctagtcaccctggtgtgctaaaaaaatgtaaatatgaatgggaatctACTTTATACtaagaatttctaggggtgccaatacTTGTGGCCAACATGCACTGGAGAAGAACATTTATTTCCTAATCTGATTTTCCCTCTACTTCATTTGTTTTACTTCTATGAAAGGTTAGAAtcttatgaatttttttttaattaaagattaaaaagacaaccaatgcagatttattttctcaGTCATCTTccctcatatttaccaagggagccaatattagtggagggcactgtggataaatagttaaaataatcaTGGAAGAATGTTATAGTGATATTAAACTGCAACATTTACCAACAAATATTcgtaataacacattttaatagataaacatttttgttaaaatttttagtggGTTAATGGCTAATTTGCGTGGCTAATCAGTGGATTTTAAATTGGTTCATTGACACAATGTAAACCGATTCCAAAAGATTAATTGGCCATATCAACTATAATACAGAAACTATAGGAAAGTTAATGGAcaaataaaaagtgtaataaaatcaTCACCATGTTACTTATAAGGAAACTTAATGGAcaaataaaaagtgtaatatAATCATTCACTACGTTGGTTAAAAtgttagttcactcaaaaattctgtcattaattacgcaCCGTCATGtaattccaaacccataagacctttcatcttcagaacacaaatgaattattatttattttattattaacgtAATtctctttgcgcacaaaaagtattttcatagcttcataaaattaagaaccactgatgtcacatggacttttttaatgatgtccttactacctttttgggacttgaacatggtagttgcattgctgtctatgcaggcagggtcagaaagcttttggatttcatcagaaatatcttaattcatgttccaaagatgaacaaaggtcttacggctttgaaacgacatgagggtaaataataaatgacagaattttaattgttgggttaactatccctttaatttcacATCACCAACAAAATAACCatgaatatactgtaaatatttgatGCTGTTGGATACATTAAAAAACGCCTAAACAAAGTCATACCCACACATACATATTCAAAGTGTACAGGTCATACCGAAATGCTTCCGTGGCGTCCAGGTGCCATCTGCTCGACGGTGAGAGAGAATCTGAAGCATTGAGGAGGGCAGAGTCTTCCAATTAATGAACTCCAGAAAGAAATTAAGCACTCTGTTCTCAGCTTCTTCAAGCCTGCACCCAATTAGAGCATAACAAGCAGAAGCGAAGAGCTTAACACAGTGGTTTTTAACTCTGACGTTAATAAAGcacaatcatttattaaaagGCACGCATGGTGAATCCACtcttgattaaaataaaaacctgtgTGGCACAACAACTGCAATGTGTTGCTTACATTTTGTCCTGTAGGAGCAGCTTGGGGTCCATTCCTGCTTTGAGCAGCAGGGGGAGCCAGAAAGAGGCGCTCTGCATCTCACCAAGAGCTCTACGGGCAAGTTCTTCAAGTCGGTCACCCTGAGGAAGGCCGGCGTGCTCTAGGATCAAGGGAAGGTGCTCTGGTACGTGGCCCTGTAATGCAAAGGCATAGATGCCCATGCTCACATGAGCCCCTGCTGCCAAGAGCATCAGAGTGATTTCACGAATCTGATGACACTCGCTGTTCAaactgagagagagacaggaagaAATATGTCATGCTGTCCAACTGattgtgtttaaaattaaaagcgGGACACAAGTGTACATCTATGTCATACTTCCAAGAGTTGCACCACAGAGCCATGTCCAAAGGGCAGCTGTAGCCAAACTGTCGACAGCTTTGGGCGTCTGGACTGTAGCCCTTCTTTAGCAAGGCCCGCAGGCTGTCCGCTTGTCCGCTAAGTACTGCCAAGTAAACCGGACTGACCTTTCCTTCGCCCCGGTCACATTCTCGATTCGTTACCGGAATCAGCTTCTCTAAAATACTACAGAGAACGACAAGAGATGAGCAGACAGATTAAtgcagtttaacaaaaaaagatttcataAAGGCCAAAGTTACTCTCTCAATATCTTCGTTTAAAAAGTACTAAAGGTTAGCTTTCAGATGTGTTTAGCGTTATACTAAGTAACTCGTAACCATTTGACAAACCCAGTACGTCATGGACCAAGTGGGCGTACCTAAGCCGACTGAACTGGGCCGCAGCGTGAATGGGTAGCTGCCAGCAGTCCTCATTGCAGTACAGGTTGGGGTCAGCTCCATGGGCCAGCAAAAGCTCCACGCATCGTACGTGGCCCTCTTGAGCGGCAATGAGCAGCGGCGTGGCCAGATCGTTCGCCTGGCAGTTCACACTCGCCCCTGTGGCAATGACAACCTGTGCTTAGGCGACCAAACTCTAATATATGCCTGCACTGTGACTGTtgctttctttatttaataaccATGTACACATATTAGGTCAACGACAAACAATGCCcagcataaataaaatgaatcttttaaaaatatacactgttatttaaaagtttgggattggtaagattttagtgttttttaaagaagtcttttccgctcatcaaggctgcatttatttgattaaaaatacagaaaaaaaactaatattgtgaaatattattgcaatgcaaaatagttgttttctattttaatatactttaaaatagaatttattcctgtgatgcaaagctgaattttcagcatcattacttcagtcttcattgtcacgtgatccttcagaaatcattctaatatgctgattttcaaTGTTGGAAATAGTTGGTTTTGGAACCtctgatacatttttcaggattctttgatgcattaaagagaacagcattcatttcaaatagaaatcttttgtaaccatatacactactgttctaagtttgaggtcagtacattttttttttctttctttaaaagaagttaatacttttattcagcaaggatgtgctcaactgataaaaagtgatggtaaagacttatattgttagataagatttctattttgaaaaatgcggttctttttaactttttatacatcaaagaatcctgaaaaaaggaCCACAGGTTCCAAATATTGAGCAgcactgtttccaacattgataataaattagagtcatatcagaatgatttctgaaggatcatgtgccactgaagtggaataatggctgatgaaaattctgc
Proteins encoded in this window:
- the asb3 gene encoding ankyrin repeat and SOCS box protein 3 — its product is MDFTECYGDTCSAVALAAREGKGRRVQKLIQRGFAVDVKDNRGWNALHEAAAAGSAECVRLLLPAAVNCEDYVNTLTHNSETPLYFAARNGHLRAVKWLIKGGADINRTTNELSCPLFAAVDGGHKDVVELLVENGAEVNGTYSVSGWSCLHQAVYKGHTEIVRYLVSICTLEAVDDYGITPLFVSAQYGHHQCLEILANAGASVNCQANDLATPLLIAAQEGHVRCVELLLAHGADPNLYCNEDCWQLPIHAAAQFSRLSILEKLIPVTNRECDRGEGKVSPVYLAVLSGQADSLRALLKKGYSPDAQSCRQFGYSCPLDMALWCNSWNLNSECHQIREITLMLLAAGAHVSMGIYAFALQGHVPEHLPLILEHAGLPQGDRLEELARRALGEMQSASFWLPLLLKAGMDPKLLLQDKMLEEAENRVLNFFLEFINWKTLPSSMLQILSHRRADGTWTPRKHFESVPALTHLCRLAVRASVGSDALSKTSFIKQLPVPTLLQDYLQFNDVSGLLT